The genomic segment CCTGGCCCGCGATTTCCGGTCGGGCTACGCGGGCCGGTTCTTCGACCAGCTGTCGGCCAAGTACGGCATGTCCTTCGACGCCCGCGAGACCACCGATGTGCGGCTCGACGCGGCGACCGAGCTCAAGCTGCGGGTGGCTCAGCCCTCCACGCCGCCGCCCGCCCTCTCGACCCTGACTTCTCCCGGTTCGGCCTCCTCCCCGGCCGAGCCGTCCCGCTCGACGTCGGAAGGCGGCCGATGATCGCCGTACTCGCCCTGATCGCCGGTGTCGCCCTGGGCATCGTGTTCGATCCCACCGTGCCGGTGGTCCTGCAGCCCTATTTGCCGATCGCGGTGGTGGCGGCGCTGGACGCGGTGTTCGGCGGGGTGCGGGCGCGGCTCGACGGCATCTTCGACGACAAGCAGTTCGTCGTCTCGTTCATCTCGAACGTGCTGGTGGCCGCGCTGATCGTGTATCTCGGCGACCAGCTCGGCGTGGGCACCCAGCTCTCCACGGGCGTCGTGGTCGTCCTCGGCGTGCGCATCTTCGGCAATGTGGCGGCGATCCGCCGGCACCTGTTCCGGGCCTGATCGGGGGAGTGATGACCGACCAGAACGAGCCCGAGCCGGGCATGCCGGCCGCGGGTCGCAAACCGCCGCCCGGCGACGAGGAACCGACGGAGGTGCGGCCGGCGCCGGCCGCCATGGACTCCCGGACCGTCGAGCTGGACGGGCCGACGCGGCCGCTGTCCGTGCCGCGCGAGACGCCGCCGGTGCCGTCACCCGATCCAGTGACACCGGAGCAGTCGGCACAACCCGATCCGGGCGAGACCACGCGGGTGCTCGAACCGCCGGTCAAGGCGCCCGAACCGGACCCTGAGCCGGCCCCGGTCGAGGAGCGGTCCGAGCCCGTACGGCAAGAAGCTCCTCCCGGTGCCCGCGGGCTCTTCCAGAAGCGGCCCAGCTCGGCCGGAGCGCTGATCCTGGTGCTGCTGGCGTTGTTCGGGTTCACGCTGGCGGTGCAGCTCAAGAGCAACGACAGCGACGAGGGCCTGGCCGGCGCGCGTCAGGAGGACCTGGTGCGCATCCTGAGCGACCTGGAGGCGCGCGACAGCCGCCTGCAGAGCGAGATCAGCGCCCTGGAGACCAGCCAGCGTCAGCTCACCTCGGGCGTGGCGGGCCGGCAGGCGGCGCTGGCCGAGGCGCAGAAGCGTTCCGACGAGCTGGGCCTGCTGGCGGGCACCCTGGCCGGGCGCGGTCCGGGTCTGCGGATCGTGATCGACGGGGTCAAGGCCGGCGCGATCCTCAACACGGTGCAGGAGTTGCGCGGCGCCGGTGGTGAGGTGATGCAGATCGCCGGGGCGGGCGGCCGGCCCGTACGGATCGTGGCGTCGAGCTATTTCGTCGACGCCGAGGGCGGCGGCATCGTGGCCGACGGTCAGGGCCTGTCCGGGCCGTACGTGCTGACCGTGATCGGGCAGCCGTCGGTCATGCAGACGGCGCTGCAGATCCCGGGCGGGGTGGTGGCGTCGGTGAACAGTGACGGCGGTAGCGTGACGTTGGAACAACGGACCTTGGTCGAAGTGACCGCGATCCGGGACGCCAAGACCATGCAATACGCACGTCCGGCCTCCTGATGAGGGCGCCGGGAATCGTGACAACGGGAGAGAACGCGTGATTCCTGAGGACCTGCGGTACACGGCGGAACACGAGTGGGTGGCCGGCGACGGCAGCGGGCCCGTGCGGGTGGGCATCACTCATTTCGCGCAGGATGCACTGGGCGACATCGTGTTCGTGCAGC from the Paractinoplanes abujensis genome contains:
- a CDS encoding small basic family protein; the protein is MIAVLALIAGVALGIVFDPTVPVVLQPYLPIAVVAALDAVFGGVRARLDGIFDDKQFVVSFISNVLVAALIVYLGDQLGVGTQLSTGVVVVLGVRIFGNVAAIRRHLFRA
- a CDS encoding DUF881 domain-containing protein; the protein is MDSRTVELDGPTRPLSVPRETPPVPSPDPVTPEQSAQPDPGETTRVLEPPVKAPEPDPEPAPVEERSEPVRQEAPPGARGLFQKRPSSAGALILVLLALFGFTLAVQLKSNDSDEGLAGARQEDLVRILSDLEARDSRLQSEISALETSQRQLTSGVAGRQAALAEAQKRSDELGLLAGTLAGRGPGLRIVIDGVKAGAILNTVQELRGAGGEVMQIAGAGGRPVRIVASSYFVDAEGGGIVADGQGLSGPYVLTVIGQPSVMQTALQIPGGVVASVNSDGGSVTLEQRTLVEVTAIRDAKTMQYARPAS